The Croceibacterium sp. TMG7-5b_MA50 genome segment CGCGCTGGGCGACCGGTTCGATCTGCGCGACTTCCACGAGGTCGTGCTGGGCAACGGTCCCCTGCCACTGGACGTGCTGACGGCTGAGGTCGACACTTACATCGCCAGCAAGCAGGGCTGAACAGACTAACCAGAATGGATCGATGTTTCCCCGGGGAAACATCGATCCGGTTCTTCAGCCAAGCATCTGCGTCGTGATCAGGCGCTCCAGCACGGTCAGCGGCATCGGCCCTGCCCGCAGCACATCGTGGAAAGCGCGCGGATCGAAGGCGGCGCCCTGTTTCGCCTTCACCGCATCGCGCAGGGCGACCCATTGGGTGTGGCCGATCTTGTACGAACATGCCTGTCCCGGCCAGGCGGTGTAGCGGTCGATCTCGTTCTGGCTGCGCTGCCGGGCGAGGCCGGTGGTGGCGATCAGGTAGTCGGTCGCCTTCTCCCGGCTCCATTTCTGGTGGTGCATGCCGCTGTCCACCACCAGCCTGGTGGCGCGGAACAGCAGCGATTGCAGGTAACCGACCTGGCCCAGCGGGTCGCCGTCATACATCCCCATCTCGTCCGCGAGCTGCTCCGAATACAGCGCCCACCCTTCGGTGTAGCCCGAGAAGCCCGCGCGGCGACGGATCAGCGGGATGGCATCGGATTCCAGCGCCGTCATCACCTGCAGGTGATGGCCGGGCACCGCTTCGTGATAGCTGAGCGTGGCGAGGCCGAACTTGGGCCGGTTGAACGTGTCACGCAGATTGATGAAGTATTGCGCCGGCCGCGTGCCGTCGAGCGAGGCGGCCTGGTAATAGCCGCCGGGCGCGCCGTCCTGGATGGACGGGGGCACGCGGCGGACCTCCACCGGCGCGCGGGGCAGGGTGGCGAATTGTTCGGGCAGGCGGGCGGTCATCGCCTCGATCTGCTCGTTCAGCATCGCCAGCAGCGCGGCGCGGCCTTCGTCGGTGTTGGGGAAGAGCTGGTCAGGCCGCTCATTCAGTGCCACCAACCGTTCGCCGACGGTGCCCTGCGTCATGCCCTGGCCTTGCAGGATGGTGTCGATCCGGGCGCCGATCTCCGCCACCTGTTCCAGCCCCAGCCGGTGGATCTCCGCCCCGTCCAGCGCCACGGTGGTCGCGGCCTCCGCGGCGGCGGCGTAGTACGCCTCTCCATCTGGCAGGCGCCAGACGCCGGCATCGTGCGTGGCGCGGGCGCGCAGGTCGGTCAGCAGCGCGCGCTGGCGGTCAAGCG includes the following:
- a CDS encoding DUF885 family protein, which produces MNRRLFLAGTSALGMCAALPVAAQGTAGVPTPADAQLREMLDRFFAARMAESPEGATRLGLDTGTLAPLRSQLDDRSAAGAAAELARAKTELAELQAVPAASLSPDARLDHEVVSYQLEHAISGAERFRYGSSMGRYAPYVLSQLTGAYRDVPDFLDGQHRIRDAADADAYLARVGAFAAAIDQDTQRQADDARAGVFAPDYLLDTTLTLLAALRDRPAAETVPVAALARKLAEAKLPADRVAQAAAIMEGEVFPALDRQRALLTDLRARATHDAGVWRLPDGEAYYAAAAEAATTVALDGAEIHRLGLEQVAEIGARIDTILQGQGMTQGTVGERLVALNERPDQLFPNTDEGRAALLAMLNEQIEAMTARLPEQFATLPRAPVEVRRVPPSIQDGAPGGYYQAASLDGTRPAQYFINLRDTFNRPKFGLATLSYHEAVPGHHLQVMTALESDAIPLIRRRAGFSGYTEGWALYSEQLADEMGMYDGDPLGQVGYLQSLLFRATRLVVDSGMHHQKWSREKATDYLIATTGLARQRSQNEIDRYTAWPGQACSYKIGHTQWVALRDAVKAKQGAAFDPRAFHDVLRAGPMPLTVLERLITTQMLG